The region ACTGCCATAGCCATACACATTAAAAATACCGTTAACGGTGATACCCGCACCAATCGTGATGGTCTGGTTCGCGTCGTAGCCATAAATCAGGTAGCCACCCGTGCTGTGGATGGTGGCTGTACCCGAGACCGTGGTCAGCTCTTGCGCACCGGTGGTACTCCAGAACCAGCTGCCAGCACCTTTGTCCACGGTAATGCCATTGGCCAATTTGAGGTGATGGGCAATAAATGTGCTGGTGCTTGCCGTGGTTGAGCCAGCACCAAAGCTCAGGTTGCTGCCAATCGTCATGCCATCCAGGGTGCCCCCGTTGCTGTTGAAAACGGTGCCGTCACTGCTGATCAGCGTGCCATTTTTCAGCACACCAAAGTTCAGACTGCTCAAGCCCCCGGTTTTGAAGATGCCCGCACTCCCCACATCCAGCGTGCCCCCCTGTAAATCCATCTCCCCCGTGATGTTGACTGTGCCCGAGGTTCTTGAAAAATTACCCAGATCACTGGGCTTGAAGCTGCCCCCCAGGTTCAGTGTGCCGCCATTGACAAAAATACCTTTCCCCGCAAGGCTGGAATTGTGCCAAGTAGCCATGCTCGAAGACGAATCAAAATTCAGTGTGCCCTCACTGAGGTTGATGACTCCCGTGTTGACCATGCCGGAGAGTTGCCAGTTTGTATTCGCGTTATTGGCGTTTAATGTGCCTGCAAATGCAATGATCTCGTCGCCGTAATAGCCCAGGTAAACAGTGCTCGAACTTGTACTGCTCAGGGTGATACCTGAGCCTATGGTCAGGGTGGTATTGCTGCCGCTGCCACGGTACAGTGAGCTGCCTGCAGCGGCCAGCACGATCTGCCCCGTCCCTCCCAAAGTTTGGCTCCCGTGGTAGAGCAAAGAACCATTGAGCGTGAGGATGTTGTTGACCAGTGTTAATCCACCGGCCATGTAGGCGGTGCCAGACACCACCGCATCCAGTGCCAGCCTGGCATTGCTCAGGGTGGCCAAACCCGTGATCGACAAGACCGATTGGTTACCACTGGAAATCACGCCCCCATTCAGCATCACCTTGGCCCCACTGAGGGTGGCCACCCCGGCACCTGAGGCATCCGCATCGGCATTGATCACCAGATTGAACTTGCCCGCGCCGGTGGCGCTGATGTCGGCATTCAGGTTGATGTTGTTGTGCGCAACCAGCGTCAGCGTCACATCGGTGCTGCTGCTGGTACTGATGGCACTGTTCAGGCTGATGTCACCCAGCTGTGCGCCACCCGCACTGGTGGTGATGGTGACGTTGATGCCGGCATTCAGTGCGGCCTGGATGGTGGCCACGGTGATGGTGGCACTGTCTGCCGTGGTGGCAAAGTTGGGATTACCGGTGACATTGGTCTCTGTACCGGTCGCCTCCACCGTGACATTGTTCGGGTCCAGCAACCACTGCCCACCCTTGCCGGCCACCGCACTGGCATCCGCTACCCGGGTGACATCCAGCATGCGCTTGCCCGAAGTCTCGATATACCCGCCGTCGCCGCCCAATGCTCCGCCTCTGGCGGCAATTTGCCCGTAGATACGGGCACTGTCATTGGCCCATACCACCACCAGACCGCCGTTGCCGCGCAAATTGGCATTGGCATACAGCGTGGCGGTACTGGCAATGTAGGTGAATTGGCTGTTGATGATGTTGGGGTTCAGACCCTGCCAGCCGCCACCCACCAGAATTTCACCACCGCCCCAGTTGCCAGAAGCATCTAGGCGGGCACCCTCACCCACCATGACCCGCCCTCCAGCGCTGATGCGGATGCTGCCTCCCGTCCCGGTGCCCCCTGCCGGGCTGGCGGGAGCAACAGGATTCACCGGTAAAGCAGGCGTGCTGGGCGCAGGCCGTGCAGGTGTCGGCGTACTTGGTATGGCTGGCGGCGTGCGGGTCGATGACGTAGTTTTTGCCATCAAGCCAACTGCACTGCCCACCGCAACACCGGCCAGGGCGGAGTGGCTTGCGGCGTCCAGCCCGTTAGCGCCATCGGCCAGGGTCTCCATTGGCGCAGAGGGCTCTGCTGCGGCCGAGGGCATGGTCGCAGGAGCAGGATTGGGCATCTCTTTTGCTATATTTTTAATAGCTTCTTGCGCTTTATTTACGGGCGCTACAGGCTTATTTTGTATTACATTTTCAATCCAGGCCGCCGCTGCAACCTGAGCCTGCGGCTGGGCCGATACCACGCCTTGCACCAACACCTCACCCCCACCAGCCAAGCCCTGCGTGTTGTGGGCGGTGATGCTGATGTCACCCCCTGTCGACCCTTGTGAACCGGTGGCGGTGACCACACTGCTGGGCTCCAGCACCACGCGCTGGGCGGCCTTCAAGATGATTTTGCCGTTCTCACCCATCACGGCAGAATCAGCCTGAATACGTCCGCTGTTTTTCACCAAACCGCCATAAATGGAAATATGCCGCGCCAGCAAGCTGCCCAGATTGACGGCCTGTTCATCTGTATTGCGGATTTCAACCCGGATGTTGGGGCGGTCAATATCTGCCACTTCCACGCTGCGGCCAGCAGCGAGCAGAATGTTGCCGTCGGGGGCCTGTATCAGGCCCGAGTTTTCAACTTGAGGGGCAATCAGCAACACCTCACCCCCGCGGGTACTGCGGATGTGGCCCGCATTGCCAATACCCGCCGCGCCAGGGGTGTCGGTAAAACGCAGCCGGTTGTTCAAAAAATCTTCATTCGACAATCGCAGGGTAGATGCCACCAGGCCCGCCACATCCACCTGCGACCCTGCACCAAACACAATGCCATTCGGATTGACCAAAAACACCCGGCCATTGGATTGGAGCGAACCCAGGATGCGCGACGGATCACCCCCCACCACCCGGTTGAGCACCTGACTGGCGGCGTTTTGCTGCACAAAACGGGTCAGCTCACCACGGTCAATGTTGAACTGCTGCCAGTTGATGATGGCCCCGGGGCTGTTGGTCACGGTGAGCACCTTGCCCGCTTGCGCCATGGTGACCTGACCATGCACCACTTGCGGCAATTGTGGGTTGGCCCACAAAGAGCCGGTAGCGGTCATCGTCAGTAAAACCAGCAGCGGGTGTGGTTTGAAAGGGATTGAGTAATGCATGATCCGACTCCCTGAATTCGTTTAAAACACCCACGCCATGGACGCGTGTAGTTTTTGATCTGAGCTCACAGGCCCGGTGATACCGGTCACCCCTTTAAGAACGTAGCCCCAATCCATGCGCAACGTGAGGTTGCGACCATAGGCTGCGCGCAGGCCCAGACCCACGCTGCTGATGGCTTGGCTCGGAATTTCGCCAGCGGCGGGCTGGTTGCGCAACACACGCGCGCCCTCCAGAAAACCCAGGGGAATCATGCGCCAAGGGTCAGCATTCCACGCAGGAGCCCACAGCTCCAGTCCTGCGCGCACCCCCATATCACCCAAAATTTCGCGCTCATCAAAACCACGCACACTGTCACTGCCACCTGCGCCAAACTGCTCTGCCGCTATCAACAAATCCGAGGTACTTTGAGCCGACACACCGGCGCGCAGCATCCACTGTGAAGCAAAGCGTTCGGTGTACAGCATGCTGACTTTGAGGGTTTGAAAACCTGCATCAGCCCCGGCGCGGCCGCCAGGCTGATTAAAGTCTGCGGTATTACCATGGCTGCCACCTGGCAGATTTTTCAGCCAGGTCAAACTGTTCACCAGGTCCCTGCGGCTACTGTGCCAACTGCTGGTGTAACTCAGACTCAAGGGCCGGGTGCTCAGGTCAGGCACCAGACTGGTGGTCGTTCCCCGCGGGGTGACACTGCTGCCATAAGAACGCTGCTCCAGACTCACGCTGACCGCATGCTGCAACTCGGCCGTGGCCGCAAAATTGTGCGTGTAACGAACCCCCAGCATGGTGCCACTGCCACTGATACTCAAATCTGGCCCCCCCCCCGCTTGCGCCACTTGACCAGAATCCACGTTGGAGCTGCTGATGTTGAAGTCCACAGAATCACCCCATCCATAGAGTGGCACGTGGTAACCCAACCCCAAAATACGCACATCACTCAGATGATCCGGGCTGGTCATGGCTTGCAGCAACAGGCTGTGGTCACGGTTAAAAAGATTGGCGTGCTGGTAAATCAGGCCTGTGCGGTAGAGCCCGGTGGTATGCGAGCCCGTGTTGTCGATCAACGCCAGCCAGCGTGTTGGGTTATCTGCACTTACCTTCACCGTGGCATCCACATCACGGTTATTGGCACTGCGTTTGAACGTAACGTTGGTCACTTTGACACCCCCCTCGTTGGACAACACGAGGTTACGGTTGAGCTCATGGATGTTGACGGGCTCATTCACGCGCAAGGCAGGCAAGGCGTTGCGCACGTTGTCCGCATCAAAATAAGTATGGGGTTCAATGGTGACCTCGCCCAAGACCCCTTCCACCACTTGCAGTGTGACGATGCCAGACTCCAGTTCCTGCTCGGGGATTTCAACCCGCACCGAACCGTAACCCGAATTGACATAGGCTTGTTCAAGGGACTCCAGTGCCAACTGGATGGTTTCGAAACTGGATTGCGCACCCGTGAACGGCCGGGTGGACAAATGCACCACTTCCGGGCTCAGAAGTGAATTCCCCAGCACACGGTAGCCGTTGATTGAAAATGTGGCAACCGGCTGCGCAAAAGACCCGGCATAAGCCAAAGACAATGCCGTTGAGACTAAAAAACGAACCAGTTTCTTCATCATGCCGTTGACCTCACAAGACACTTGCCCCCGCCCTGTACGTTGATCGTTGGGCTGAATGTCATTCTATGCATGCCAGAAGCAAGCCGCCACCTCAAATACCACTTCACCATGATTCAATTGCCCAAACCCATGCTCCTGATGCTCTGTGGCCTGTTGAGTGCGTTATGGGCCCAGGCCCAGGCCCAGGCCCAGGCTCAGCCCCTGCCGTTTGCGGTTGAAACGGCGCTGACACAGGCGCGCGTGCCGTTGGAGGCCGTATCCATCTGGGTGGCGCAAGCCGACCGGCAGGTTCCGCCCCGTTTGAGCCATCGCGCAGATGTCCCCATGAACCCGGCCTCGGTGACGAAGTTAGTCACCATTTACGCAGCGCTGGATTTACTGGGCCCGGCCTTTGTCTGGCACACCCCGGTGTGGCTGGACGGCCCGGTCAAGGCCGGCGTGCTCCAAGGCAATCTGGTGATTCAAGGCCAGGGCGATCCCAAACTGGTGGTGGAACGGCTGTGGCTGCTGCTGCGCCGGGTGCAAGGCATGGGTGTGCAGCGCATTGCGGGCAACATCGTGCTGGATCGCCATACATTTGCCGTGCCACCGACAGACCCCGGAGAATTTGACGGTGAGCCCCTGCGCCCAGCCAACACCTCAGCAGATGCCTTGCTGCTGAACTTCAAAACCATGGTGATAACCTTCACCCCGGATGCCAACGGTTTGATTGCCCGAGTGCAAGTTGATCCACCACTGGCAGGTGTGGTTTTGCCCACTCAGGTGCCACTGTCCACATCCGCCGTATGCGGCGACTACCGGGCTGCCTTAAAAGCCAATTTTTCAGACCCCCAACGAATTCAGCTGGCGGGCAGCTTCCCGGCCAGTTGTGGTGAAAAAGTCTGGTCTGTGGCCTACCCCGACCCGGTCAGTTACAACGCCCGGGCCATCGACGGTTTGTGGCGCAGCATGGGCGGACAACTTGATGGCCGGGTCATCGACGGTGTTGCCCCCCCTTCTGCCGCCAGCTTTGAACTGATCTCACCCACGCTGCTGGAGGTGGTGCGCGACATCAACAAGTTCAGCAACAACGTGATGGCACAGCAACTCTTTTTAACACTTGGCCGGCCAGCCCCCATAACCAGCCCGACGAGTCTGGGGAACGACACCCGCCCCGCTCCCGGCACACTGGCCGCCACCCCGGAATCAGCCCGCGCAGCCGTGCGTCAATGGTGGCAGCATCGCATTCATGCCACCGATCTGCCCTTCATCGACAACGGTTCGGGCCTGTCACGCAGCACCCGCATCAGCGCCACGCAATTGGGACAACTGTTGCAAACCGCCTACGCGTCACCCCAGATGCCTGAACTGATGTCGTCACTGCCACTGGTCGGAGTCGACGGCACGCTCAAACGCAGCCATGCAGCAACAGGGAGCGCACATCTGAAAACCGGCAGCCTGCGTGATGTCACGGCACTGGCCGGTTATGTACACGCGACCAGTGGCAAGCGTTACGTGCTGGTGGCCATCGTGAATCACCCCAATGCAGCGGCGGTCAAGCCTGCGCTGGACGCACTGATTGACTGGGCGGTGATGGACAATCCAGACAAGTAATGCCACCTGGCACGCTGCCTCTTCCCTTGAACACCATGACCCTGACTGACCTGATCGGCACACTGGCCGCCATCCTGACCACCGTGAGTTTTTTGCCGCAAGCCCTGCACACCTTTCGCACCAAAGATGTCAAAGGCATCTCACTGGGCATGTACAGTGCGTTTACAGTGGGCGTAGCACTGTGGTTGGTCTATGGCCTGCTGCTGAATGCCTGGCCGGTGGTGATTGCCAACTGCGTCACACTGGCGCTGGCAAGTGCCATCCTGGTGATGAAGTTGCGGTACCGTTAAACCACGGATCTCAAACTCGTATCCAACGATTCAAGGGTTTTCCCGACTCACTAACTCGGGAACAAACAGTTACGATCATCCGTTCAAATAGTACGGTCGTTCTTTTTTAATCTTTTGGAGACAGTTGATGAGGCAATTCAAAATTCTGGGTGTAGCCATGGCTGCAGCGCTGCTGGTAGCGGCTTGTGGCGGTGGTGGTGGGGACGGCAATCAAGCGTCAGCTGTCAAATTTACATCCATGGTGTCGTTTGGCGACAGCTTGAGTGATGTGGGAACCTACAAGGTGGGTGCCGTAGCGGCCATGGGTGGTGGCACTTATACGGTGAATGGCATCACGGGGGCCATTGGCGCAGAACCAACTCCCAGCAAAAACTGGACGGAGCTGGTTGCCTCCCAATTACGCCTACCCGCACCGTGCCCGGCACAAACAGGTCTGAACAGTGCCGCCGCTCTTGGTGGACCTGTTGCTGTTGTGAATTACCCTGCCTGCAACAACTACGCCCAAGGCGGCGCACGTGTGACCGACCCCGTTGGACCTGGCAGCGCCTCTGCCCCTGTGAACTCCCCCTTGGGTCAGTTGACCGTTCCCATCATTACCCAGATTTCCACCCACCTCACCAAAGTCGGTGGCAGCTTCAGCGGGACCGAACTGGTCACAGTGATGGCTGGTGGGAACGATGTTTTAGAGTTGCTGGATCAACTCAAGGCTAACGCGACGGCTGCGGGAACAACGGCATTTGGCAACACCTTGGTGGGCGGATTGGTTGCCCTGGTTCCCAACCCAGCCAACCAACCGGCAGCCATGCTGGCCATTGGCACAGCGCTTCAAACAGCAGCAGCGGTTCCTGGTGCCACGACCACAGACATTGTCACAGCAGCGGTCACCGCCGCATCGGGACAACCAGGAGTCACTCTTCCGATTAATTCCACCCCTATCGTTACGGCTGCTACAGCGGCCGCCAATAAAGCAGGTGCTGACTACGCCACAACCAACGGCCCGAAGGCAGTCGCTGACATGGCGAAGGCTGGTGGTGAGTTGGCCGCCTATGTCAAAACTTTGATCATCGGCAAAGGTGCCAAGTACGTTGCCGTGGTTAACCTGCCTGATGTCAGTCTGACACCATCGTCCAAAGCACAGTCTGTGGAAACACAAGCATTGATCAGCAATATGGTGGTTTATTTCAACACCCAATTGCAAAATGGTCTGACGGGTGTAGCTGGCGTGACTGTTGTAGATGCGTATGCGGATAACCGTAACCAAATCGCCAATCCTGCGAGTTATGCGCTGACCAATATCACAACTCCCGCCTGCAATCTGACAAAACCAAGCCCCAACGCCTTGGGTAGTTCGCTGGTGTGTAACACCACCAACGTCATTGCAGGAGACACATCCCATTACCTTTTTGCTGACACCGTTCACCCCACCCCCTACGGCTACAAGCTGCTTGCCCAACTGGTCACCAAGAGCATGGTTCTCGCTGGCTGGCTCTAATTGAATTGACCTTTTCGGAGAACCCTCATGAAAACCAACATAAAGTTCCTTGCCGCAGCGGCAGTACTGACCACCAGCACGGCTTTTGCTCAAACCGCTGGCACCTGGATGGCGCGTATGGGTGTCACCACCATCACACCACAAGTCGACAGTGGTTATTTATCAGCACCTGACTACATGGGCGGCACCAAAGCGGATGTAGGTTCCAACACCCAGCTCAGTGGTGGTATCACCTACATGTACACCGATCATTGGGCGGTTGATGTCCCTCTCGCCATGCCGTTTACCCACAAGATCATTGGTGACGGCGCACTGAAAGGCGCAGGCGACCTGGCTGAAGTCAAGGCCATTCCATTTACCGTGTTCCTGCAGTACCGCTTCATGGAGGCCAACGCCAAGTTTCGACCCTATGTAGGGCTGGGGGCCACTTATGCCTACTTCTTTGATGAGCAGGGTAGTGGCAAACTCACCGCCACAACCAATCCTGGCGGCTTACCAACCAAGATGACGGTGGACTCCAAATGGGCGCTAACCCCCCAGATTGGTGCAACGTTCGCCATCAACGACAAATGGTTTGTTGACCTGCACTACAGCAAGTCGTTCCTGAAAACAACAACGCATTTTTCAACCGGACAACACTTGGATATCACCCTGGAT is a window of Rhodoferax lithotrophicus DNA encoding:
- a CDS encoding ShlB/FhaC/HecB family hemolysin secretion/activation protein → MMKKLVRFLVSTALSLAYAGSFAQPVATFSINGYRVLGNSLLSPEVVHLSTRPFTGAQSSFETIQLALESLEQAYVNSGYGSVRVEIPEQELESGIVTLQVVEGVLGEVTIEPHTYFDADNVRNALPALRVNEPVNIHELNRNLVLSNEGGVKVTNVTFKRSANNRDVDATVKVSADNPTRWLALIDNTGSHTTGLYRTGLIYQHANLFNRDHSLLLQAMTSPDHLSDVRILGLGYHVPLYGWGDSVDFNISSSNVDSGQVAQAGGGPDLSISGSGTMLGVRYTHNFAATAELQHAVSVSLEQRSYGSSVTPRGTTTSLVPDLSTRPLSLSYTSSWHSSRRDLVNSLTWLKNLPGGSHGNTADFNQPGGRAGADAGFQTLKVSMLYTERFASQWMLRAGVSAQSTSDLLIAAEQFGAGGSDSVRGFDEREILGDMGVRAGLELWAPAWNADPWRMIPLGFLEGARVLRNQPAAGEIPSQAISSVGLGLRAAYGRNLTLRMDWGYVLKGVTGITGPVSSDQKLHASMAWVF
- a CDS encoding SemiSWEET transporter — protein: MTLTDLIGTLAAILTTVSFLPQALHTFRTKDVKGISLGMYSAFTVGVALWLVYGLLLNAWPVVIANCVTLALASAILVMKLRYR
- a CDS encoding OmpW/AlkL family protein, with protein sequence MKTNIKFLAAAAVLTTSTAFAQTAGTWMARMGVTTITPQVDSGYLSAPDYMGGTKADVGSNTQLSGGITYMYTDHWAVDVPLAMPFTHKIIGDGALKGAGDLAEVKAIPFTVFLQYRFMEANAKFRPYVGLGATYAYFFDEQGSGKLTATTNPGGLPTKMTVDSKWALTPQIGATFAINDKWFVDLHYSKSFLKTTTHFSTGQHLDITLDPVAYGIDIGYKF
- a CDS encoding SGNH/GDSL hydrolase family protein, encoding MRQFKILGVAMAAALLVAACGGGGGDGNQASAVKFTSMVSFGDSLSDVGTYKVGAVAAMGGGTYTVNGITGAIGAEPTPSKNWTELVASQLRLPAPCPAQTGLNSAAALGGPVAVVNYPACNNYAQGGARVTDPVGPGSASAPVNSPLGQLTVPIITQISTHLTKVGGSFSGTELVTVMAGGNDVLELLDQLKANATAAGTTAFGNTLVGGLVALVPNPANQPAAMLAIGTALQTAAAVPGATTTDIVTAAVTAASGQPGVTLPINSTPIVTAATAAANKAGADYATTNGPKAVADMAKAGGELAAYVKTLIIGKGAKYVAVVNLPDVSLTPSSKAQSVETQALISNMVVYFNTQLQNGLTGVAGVTVVDAYADNRNQIANPASYALTNITTPACNLTKPSPNALGSSLVCNTTNVIAGDTSHYLFADTVHPTPYGYKLLAQLVTKSMVLAGWL
- the dacB gene encoding D-alanyl-D-alanine carboxypeptidase/D-alanyl-D-alanine endopeptidase — its product is MIQLPKPMLLMLCGLLSALWAQAQAQAQAQPLPFAVETALTQARVPLEAVSIWVAQADRQVPPRLSHRADVPMNPASVTKLVTIYAALDLLGPAFVWHTPVWLDGPVKAGVLQGNLVIQGQGDPKLVVERLWLLLRRVQGMGVQRIAGNIVLDRHTFAVPPTDPGEFDGEPLRPANTSADALLLNFKTMVITFTPDANGLIARVQVDPPLAGVVLPTQVPLSTSAVCGDYRAALKANFSDPQRIQLAGSFPASCGEKVWSVAYPDPVSYNARAIDGLWRSMGGQLDGRVIDGVAPPSAASFELISPTLLEVVRDINKFSNNVMAQQLFLTLGRPAPITSPTSLGNDTRPAPGTLAATPESARAAVRQWWQHRIHATDLPFIDNGSGLSRSTRISATQLGQLLQTAYASPQMPELMSSLPLVGVDGTLKRSHAATGSAHLKTGSLRDVTALAGYVHATSGKRYVLVAIVNHPNAAAVKPALDALIDWAVMDNPDK